One stretch of Molothrus aeneus isolate 106 chromosome 2, BPBGC_Maene_1.0, whole genome shotgun sequence DNA includes these proteins:
- the LOC136568053 gene encoding putative protein ARB2BP gives MDQVAQSLFNLTLKTPRDGTSTASLGNLFQSHHSHCKKSIYTYPLSIYDHSILPCHYRPWVGKGPIKKSQSSACSDACEEEARTHGARLTARGSGTPRSGSERAAPPEPGPAPGPELRTPAPPAGKGTASLWQTRKSRRPEPAIPPFHTLSSGFSQRRSNAATSPPSVPRCPPLNRAAGSASSGQTPRPPPERCRRAVALPSSPLPRRRAGSGREGTAPVSAPALTATPELFTRAGPAAAPPPAQLPRLLPGRAPPRWAVPEPPPGRGPSGPPSFNLLGMSSWLQIQRELSLRKLTEGSKYQEELKYDFNRKGELRHLDTNESFVFNYYKNGHEQNHERYEVLGHSITQYVYELLERVCMLQKVYIPTDATEDEPRSFFFMSKDALTTSSSLIIFLQDHGAFCAGQWGQRAIVSEGLKHGTQIPFIKMALQSHWEVIVLNPNDNFTDMNTEKERFSVRQSACSIPKRGSSSPEEHTVYVWDHFIAKSAASNVAFIAHGYGGLVFVDLLVQRKREVMNKVYSVAFIDSTHNIQHQSRHDPEIQEWIHKNCREWVSNSKPLNKTVHFLMRVNCPTFSAGTEKYGLAPSCCLQPIFKYLKSMLKAKITRALRNSPVETRSSTRKKTGN, from the exons ATGGATCAGGTTGCCCAAAGCCTATTCAACCTGACCTTGAAgactcccagggatgggacatccactgcttctctgggcaacctgttccagtctCACCATTCACATTGTAAAAAATCAATCTACACCTACCCTCTTTCAATTTATGACCACTCCATCTTGCCCTGTCACTACAGGCCTTG GGTGGGGAAGGGACCGATAAAGAAAAGCCAAAGCAGTGCCTGTTCCGACGCCTGCGAGGAGGAAGCGCGGACGCACGGGGCCCGCCTGACGGCTCGGGGGAGCGGCACCCCCAGGAGCGGCAGCGAGCGAGCTGCACCGCCTGAGCCCGGCCCGGCACCGGGCCCCGAGCTCCGCACCCCGGCTCCCCCCGCTGGGAAGGGAACAGCTTCCCTCTGGCAAACCCGCAAATCCCGACGGCCTGAGCCAGCAATTCCACCTTTTCACACTCTCTCCTCAGGCTTCTCCCAGAGACGCAGCAACGCCGCCACCAGCCCTCCCTCCGTCCCTCGGTGCCCTCCGCTCAACCGCGCTGCCGGCTCCGCTAGTTCGGGGCAGACACCGCGGCCTCCCCCAGAACGCTGCCGGCGGGCTGTAGCCCTGccttcctcccccctcccccgccGAAGGGCCGGCAGCGGGCGGGAGGGAACGGCCCCAGTATCAGCCCCGGCACTCACCGCCACTCCGGAGCTGTTTacccgggccggccccgccgccgcgccgccgcctgCGCAGCTTCCCCGGCTACTTCCGGGCCGGGCACCGCCCCGCTGGGCCGTGCCGGAGCCACCGCCCGGCCGCGGCCCCTCAGGCCCTCCGAGCTTTAATCTGCTCGGGATGAGCTCC TGGTTACAAATACAGCGTGAACTCAGTTTGAGGAAACTAACAGAGGGTTCCAAGTATCAAGAGGAACTAAAATATGACTTCAATAGAAAAGGGGAACTGAGGCACCTGGATACAAATGAGTCCTTTGTTTTCAATTACTACAAGAATGGACATGAGCAGAATCATGAACGCTACGAAGTTCTGGGACATTCTATTACCCAGTATGTTTATGAGCTCCTGGAAAGAGTCTGCATGCTGCAGAAGGTTTATATTCCTACAGATGCTACAGAGGATGAACCAAGAAGCTTCTTTTTCATGAGCAAGGATGCATTAACAACTTCCTCTAGCCTAATTATCTTTCTTCAAGACCATGGAGCTTTTTGTGCTGGACAGTGGGGGCAAAGGGCAATTGTCAGTGAGGGCTTGAAACATGGAACACAAATACCATTCATCAAAatggccctgcagagccactggGAAGTGATTGTACTGAACCCCAATGACAATTTCACTGATATGAACACTGAAAAGGAGAGATTTTCTGTCAGACAGTCTGCCTGTTCGATCCCCAAGAGGGGTAGCAGCAGCCCCGAAGAGCACACTGTGTATGTATGGGATCATTTCATTGCAAAGAGTGCAGCCAGCAACGTGGCCTTCATTGCCCATGGCTATGGTGGGTTGGTGTTTGTTGATCTGCTGGTGCAGAGAAAACGTGAGGTGATGAATAAAGTGTACTCTGTGGCATTCATTGACTCCACACACAACATACAGCATCAGAGCAGACACGATCCAGAAATACAGGAATGGATACACAAAAACTGCCGAGAATGGGTGTCAAACAGCAAACCCCTAAATAAAACTGTGCACTTTCTCATGAGAGTAAATTGTCCTACTTTCTCTGCTGGAACAGAAAAGTATGGTTTAGCACCCTCCTGCTGTTTACAACCCATCTTTAAGTACTTGAAGAGCATGCTGAAAGCCAAGATCACAAGAGCCTTGAGGAATTCACCTGTTGAAACCAGAAGCAGCACAAGAAAGAAGACAGGCAATTAA